The genomic region GTGAAACAATCTGCTTAACCAGCACATCCTTGAGTTGATCGACCTGGAAGACATCCCCAGTCGTGTTCGAGTAAACGGGGTACTTCAAAGGCTGGAAGCTTTCCTTTTCCAGGCGGTGCTCCAATTCCTTAGCCGCCTTCTTCAACAAAGGCGTGTGGAAGGCACCGGAAACCGGCAGTTCCACCATCCGCTTGACACCAGCATCAGTCAACACCGCTTGGGCCTGGTCAACATCGGCTTCGATGCCACCAATGACCAACTGGCCAAAGGTGTTGAAGTTGGCTGGATAAACTTGGAGCCCCTCGGCTTCCAGCTTGCGCAGCTCTTCTACGACCATGTCCTGGTCGTCGCTCATTACCGCCACCATCTTACCGGGATTCTTTTCCCCGGCGGCCTGCATGTAGCGTCCGCGGTCTTGGATAATGGCAATCGCCTGGTCAAAACTCATGGCACCGGCAGCGGTCAAAGCTGAATACTCGCCCAGGCTAAGGCCCAGGCCAGCCGCAGGTGTCGGCAGGTCAGCACCAATCGCTTTTAAAATCCCAATGCTCATGGCC from Leuconostocaceae bacterium ESL0723 harbors:
- a CDS encoding ACP S-malonyltransferase, coding for MKLGLLFSGQGAQQAGMGLDLYENLPAYQSTIDQASAVLGYDLAELVADEDKIKQTQYAQPAILAMSIGILKAIGADLPTPAAGLGLSLGEYSALTAAGAMSFDQAIAIIQDRGRYMQAAGEKNPGKMVAVMSDDQDMVVEELRKLEAEGLQVYPANFNTFGQLVIGGIEADVDQAQAVLTDAGVKRMVELPVSGAFHTPLLKKAAKELEHRLEKESFQPLKYPVYSNTTGDVFQVDQLKDVLVKQIVSPTYFAQALQRMLDAGVDTLVEVGPAATLTKFAKKIAPKTVKRYAITDLTSFQEVQAALTNPED